From the Ictalurus furcatus strain D&B chromosome 19, Billie_1.0, whole genome shotgun sequence genome, one window contains:
- the faxca gene encoding failed axon connections homolog isoform X2 — MVYWRVGLAWSRSCVLDLGCNKSIVPFGLCSSDEQLSFYGYVIAYPLQDYGGIMAALGSDSWWRKTLYITGGALLAAAAYLLHELLVVRKEQELDSKDTIILHQFSRPKNGVPSLSPFCLKMETYLRMVDLPYQNYFDGKLSPQGKMPWIEYNQEQVSGSEFIIDFLEEKLGVNLNSSLSPEERAMSRAITKMVEEHFYWTIAYCQWVDNLEETKNMLAVTGPLSDLLKWILSHINGGIVKREMYGHGIGRFSKDEIYALMEKDMRTLATLLGDKKYIMGSKVSTVDAAVFGHLAQAMWTLPGTRPEQLIKAGATVRAVLLCESNPGFLTDQIRGFQLTVG; from the exons ATGGTGTACTGGCGCGTGGGCTTGGCGTGGAGCCGATCGTGCGTGCTCGACCTCGGCTGCAACAAGAGTATCGTCCCCTTCGGTCTCTGTAGCTCGGACGAGCAGCTCTCGTTTTATGGCTACGTCATCGCGTACCCGCTGCAGGACTACGGCGGCATCATGGCGGCCCTGGGCTCGGACTCGTGGTGGCGGAAGACGCTGTACATCACCGGGGGCGCGCTGCTCGCCGCCGCTGCTTATTTACTGCACGAGCTGCTCGTCGTCAG AAAAGAGCAGGAACTGGATTCCAAAGACACTATCATCCTCCACCAATTTTCCCGGCCCAAGAACGGCGTTCCCAGCTTGTCCCCTTTTTGCCTCAAGATGGAGACCTACCTGCGAATGGTAGACCTGCCTTACCAG AACTACTTTGACGGGAAGCTTTCTCCGCAGGGGAAGATGCCGTGGATCGAGTACAACCAGGAGCAGGTGAGCGGCTCTGAGTTCATCATCGACTTCCTGGAGGAGAAGCTGGGAGTGAACCTGAACAGCAGCCTGAGTCCCGAGGAGCGAGCCATGTCACGCGCCATCACCAAAATGGTGGAGGAGCATTTCTACTG gacaATAGCCTACTGTCAGTGGGTGGATAACCTGGAGGAGACTAAGAACATGCTGGCAGTGACTGGGCCCCTGAGTGACCTGCTCAAGTGGATCCTGAGTCACATCAATGGTGGCATAGTGAAGAGAGAGATGTATGGCCATGGCATCGGGCGCTTCTCTAAAGACGAAATCTACGCTCTGATGGAAAAGGACATGCGCACCCTGGCCACGCTGCtcg gagatAAGAAGTACATCATGGGCTCCAAAGTCTCCACGGTTGATGCTGCAGTATTTGGCCACCTTGCCCAGGCCATGTGGACGTTACCCGGCACACGGCCGGAGCAGCTCATTAAGG CTGGAGCTACTGTCCGAGCCGTGCTGTTATGCGAAAGTAACCCAGGCtttctgaccgatcagattaGAGGATTCCAGCTCACTGTGGGATAA
- the faxca gene encoding failed axon connections homolog isoform X1 has protein sequence MVYWRVGLAWSRSCVLDLGCNKSIVPFGLCSSDEQLSFYGYVIAYPLQDYGGIMAALGSDSWWRKTLYITGGALLAAAAYLLHELLVVRKEQELDSKDTIILHQFSRPKNGVPSLSPFCLKMETYLRMVDLPYQNYFDGKLSPQGKMPWIEYNQEQVSGSEFIIDFLEEKLGVNLNSSLSPEERAMSRAITKMVEEHFYWTIAYCQWVDNLEETKNMLAVTGPLSDLLKWILSHINGGIVKREMYGHGIGRFSKDEIYALMEKDMRTLATLLGDKKYIMGSKVSTVDAAVFGHLAQAMWTLPGTRPEQLIKGEFINLAMYCERIRRKFWPEWFVDVDDFYCDGSSEEPHSPSQLLDLGLFSHTDGFPEEPSSLSRSDTAHSLDSDRTGHSLFDSDMDAEYSEMEQTKC, from the exons ATGGTGTACTGGCGCGTGGGCTTGGCGTGGAGCCGATCGTGCGTGCTCGACCTCGGCTGCAACAAGAGTATCGTCCCCTTCGGTCTCTGTAGCTCGGACGAGCAGCTCTCGTTTTATGGCTACGTCATCGCGTACCCGCTGCAGGACTACGGCGGCATCATGGCGGCCCTGGGCTCGGACTCGTGGTGGCGGAAGACGCTGTACATCACCGGGGGCGCGCTGCTCGCCGCCGCTGCTTATTTACTGCACGAGCTGCTCGTCGTCAG AAAAGAGCAGGAACTGGATTCCAAAGACACTATCATCCTCCACCAATTTTCCCGGCCCAAGAACGGCGTTCCCAGCTTGTCCCCTTTTTGCCTCAAGATGGAGACCTACCTGCGAATGGTAGACCTGCCTTACCAG AACTACTTTGACGGGAAGCTTTCTCCGCAGGGGAAGATGCCGTGGATCGAGTACAACCAGGAGCAGGTGAGCGGCTCTGAGTTCATCATCGACTTCCTGGAGGAGAAGCTGGGAGTGAACCTGAACAGCAGCCTGAGTCCCGAGGAGCGAGCCATGTCACGCGCCATCACCAAAATGGTGGAGGAGCATTTCTACTG gacaATAGCCTACTGTCAGTGGGTGGATAACCTGGAGGAGACTAAGAACATGCTGGCAGTGACTGGGCCCCTGAGTGACCTGCTCAAGTGGATCCTGAGTCACATCAATGGTGGCATAGTGAAGAGAGAGATGTATGGCCATGGCATCGGGCGCTTCTCTAAAGACGAAATCTACGCTCTGATGGAAAAGGACATGCGCACCCTGGCCACGCTGCtcg gagatAAGAAGTACATCATGGGCTCCAAAGTCTCCACGGTTGATGCTGCAGTATTTGGCCACCTTGCCCAGGCCATGTGGACGTTACCCGGCACACGGCCGGAGCAGCTCATTAAGG GCGAGTTCATTAATCTAGCCATGTACTGCGAGCGCATCCGGAGGAAATTTTGGCCCGAGTGGTTCGTGGACGTCGATGACTTCTACTGCGATGGCTCGAGTGAAGAGCCGCACTCTCCGTCTCAGCTGCTTGACCTGGGCCTGTTTTCACACACTGACGGTTTCCCCGAGGAGCCCAGCAGCCTCTCGCGCTCCGACACAGCACACTCGCTGGACAGTGATCGCACTGGACACTCGCTCTTCGACTCCGACATGGACGCCGAGTACTCCGAGATGGAGCAGACCAAGTGCTAA